Proteins from a genomic interval of Callospermophilus lateralis isolate mCalLat2 chromosome 1, mCalLat2.hap1, whole genome shotgun sequence:
- the Mbd3l1 gene encoding methyl-CpG-binding domain protein 3-like 1 — protein sequence MVKTSQRKQRDCVNQSKPKPGLSISIPLRMSSYTFKRPVTRIISHPGNEVRYHQWEENLDKPQQVCWQRRLQGLQAYSSVGELFSTLDLTKTLQKLAPACIGAPLPGALAGGLHPSSVPVLAPSSHFVESIPGASLGSPQLLCKQFLVTEEDIRKQERKVKTARERLAIAMIADRLASEAEKARGPRRATS from the coding sequence ATGGTCAAGACTTCACAGAGGAAGCAGCGTGACTGTGTGAACCAGTCCAAACCAAAGCCTGGTTTAAGCATCTCCATCCCCTTGAGGATGTCCAGTTACACATTCAAGAGACCAGTTACGAGAATCATATCGCATCCAGGCAATGAGGTTAGATACCATCAATGGGAGGAGAACTTGGACAAGCCCCAGCAGGTCTGTTGGCAGAGGAGGCTGCAAGGACTCCAGGCGTACAGCAGTGTCGGGGAGCTCTTCAGCACTTTAGATCTCACTAAAACTTTGCAAAAACTTGCACCGGCTTGCATAGGTGCACCCCTACCGGGGGCTCTGGCTGGTGGTCTGCACCCCAGCTCCGTGCCTGTCCTTGCCCCTTCTTCACACTTTGTGGAGTCGATTCCCGGAGCCAGTCTGGGCAGCCCCCAGCTCCTCTGCAAACAGTTCCTGGTTACTGAGGAAGATATTAGGAAACAGGAAAGGAAGGTGAAGACGGCTAGAGAGAGACTGGCAATAGCCATGATTGCAGACAGACTAGCCAGTGAGGCAGAGAAAGCACGGGGGCCCAGACGGGCGACCTCGTGA